A genomic stretch from Thermoleophilaceae bacterium includes:
- a CDS encoding proline--tRNA ligase: MTRLSSAFLPTVKDPPADAEAVSHKLLVRAGLVRQLGSGLWTYLPAGWRAHRRAEQIVREELDRIGAQEMLMPVLHPAEPWQRSGRYASTELFKLDDRKGAPHVLAMTHEEVVTLHVARDVRSYRDLPLILYHFQIKERDEPRPRAGLLRTREFIMKDSYTFDRDREGLDRQYDLHVGAYDRIFDRTGLEWYRVESDVGMMGGFGAHEYMAPCAAGENEVALSNAGYAANVEVAAATAQPVQGLPEPLGAPAPVDTPGAATVEQVTGALGVPAGALVKAFPVIVEDRGPLLVVIRGDHRLNEFKLQNALGAVARPAQEDELRSEFGTHPGFIGPVGAAVPVLADEALRGLRGLVAGANEPDRHLRGVEPGRDFEPQWADVRSVEAGDTCPQGAEIRVETAIEVGNIFKLGTRYSEPLGATYLDESGREQLIWMGSYGIGPARILAAAVEQFADEQGISWPRALAPWDVALVTLGKEGEEARTVADRLYEELREAGLESLYDDRASSAGEKFADAELVGCPLRLTVGRRGIEAGEVEAQIRRGRESRSLPLEGAAAAAAELWRALP; this comes from the coding sequence GTGACCCGGCTCTCCAGCGCCTTCCTGCCCACCGTCAAGGACCCGCCCGCCGACGCCGAGGCGGTGTCGCACAAGCTGCTCGTCCGCGCGGGGCTCGTCCGCCAGCTCGGCTCCGGGCTGTGGACGTACCTGCCGGCCGGCTGGCGCGCGCACCGCCGGGCGGAGCAGATCGTGCGGGAGGAGCTCGACCGGATCGGCGCTCAGGAGATGCTCATGCCGGTGCTCCACCCGGCCGAGCCGTGGCAGCGCAGCGGCCGCTACGCGAGCACCGAGCTGTTCAAGCTCGACGACCGCAAGGGCGCGCCCCACGTGCTGGCCATGACACACGAGGAGGTGGTCACCCTCCACGTCGCGCGCGATGTCCGCTCTTACCGCGACCTCCCGCTGATCCTCTACCACTTCCAGATCAAGGAGCGCGACGAGCCGCGCCCCCGCGCCGGGCTGCTGCGCACCCGCGAGTTCATCATGAAGGACTCCTACACGTTCGACCGCGACCGCGAGGGGCTGGACCGCCAGTACGACCTGCACGTGGGCGCCTACGACCGCATTTTCGACCGGACCGGGCTGGAGTGGTACCGGGTCGAGTCCGACGTCGGGATGATGGGCGGCTTCGGCGCCCACGAGTACATGGCGCCGTGCGCGGCCGGCGAGAACGAGGTGGCGCTCTCGAACGCCGGCTACGCGGCCAACGTGGAGGTGGCGGCCGCCACGGCGCAGCCGGTGCAGGGCCTGCCCGAGCCGCTCGGCGCGCCGGCGCCGGTGGACACTCCCGGCGCGGCCACGGTCGAGCAGGTCACCGGGGCGCTCGGCGTGCCCGCCGGAGCGCTCGTCAAGGCCTTCCCGGTGATCGTCGAGGATCGCGGGCCCCTGCTCGTGGTCATCCGCGGCGACCACCGCCTCAACGAGTTCAAGCTCCAGAACGCGCTCGGGGCCGTGGCGCGCCCCGCGCAGGAGGACGAGCTGCGCAGCGAGTTCGGCACGCACCCCGGGTTCATCGGACCGGTGGGCGCCGCCGTGCCGGTGCTCGCCGACGAGGCGCTGCGGGGCCTGCGCGGCCTCGTGGCCGGGGCCAACGAGCCCGATCGCCACCTGCGCGGCGTGGAGCCCGGCCGCGACTTCGAGCCCCAGTGGGCGGACGTGCGCTCCGTGGAGGCGGGTGACACCTGCCCGCAGGGGGCCGAGATCCGCGTGGAGACCGCCATCGAGGTGGGCAACATCTTCAAGCTCGGCACCCGCTACTCCGAGCCGCTCGGCGCCACCTACCTCGACGAGTCGGGCAGGGAGCAGCTCATATGGATGGGCTCCTACGGCATCGGGCCTGCCCGCATCCTCGCCGCGGCGGTGGAGCAGTTCGCCGACGAGCAGGGCATCTCGTGGCCGCGCGCGCTCGCGCCGTGGGACGTCGCGCTGGTCACGCTCGGCAAGGAGGGGGAGGAGGCCCGCACGGTGGCCGACCGGCTCTACGAGGAGCTGCGCGAGGCCGGGCTCGAGAGCCTCTACGACGACCGCGCGTCCAGCGCCGGCGAGAAGTTCGCCGACGCCGAGCTCGTGGGCTGCCCGCTGCGGCTCACCGTGGGCAGGCGCGGCATCGAAGCAGGGGAGGTGGAAGCGCAGATCCGGCGCGGCCGCGAGAGCCGCTCGCTGCCGCTCGAGGGCGCCGCCGCCGCGGCCGCGGAGCTGTGGCGCGCCCTCCCCTGA
- a CDS encoding CDP-alcohol phosphatidyltransferase family protein — MARPPLTTRRLLGLDRSGPPPAETLAGAPLRPWTLPNVVGFVRIGLVPVFLVLALGSGDGRVASASIVYAVIGGTDYLDGMIARVTGQYSRLGTLMDPLVDRLLVVSGVVVAWHFELLPRWALAVLAARELFMLGLTQWALRRGLAELKINMVGRWAVWPTMFSIFLAMVSVTWVADALLYLGLAMTLWATALYVRDGMQAASQTLK; from the coding sequence GTGGCGCGCCCTCCCCTGACCACCCGCCGGCTGCTCGGGCTCGACCGCTCGGGCCCGCCGCCGGCCGAGACCCTCGCCGGGGCGCCTCTGCGTCCATGGACGCTGCCCAACGTCGTCGGCTTCGTGAGGATCGGGCTCGTTCCGGTCTTCCTGGTGCTGGCCCTGGGCTCGGGCGACGGGCGCGTGGCGTCCGCCTCGATCGTCTACGCGGTCATCGGGGGCACCGACTACCTCGACGGGATGATCGCGCGCGTGACCGGCCAGTACAGCCGGCTCGGCACGCTGATGGACCCCCTCGTGGACCGGCTGCTGGTGGTGTCGGGCGTGGTCGTGGCCTGGCACTTCGAGCTGCTGCCGCGCTGGGCCCTGGCCGTGCTCGCCGCGCGCGAGCTGTTCATGCTGGGCCTCACGCAGTGGGCGCTGCGCCGCGGACTGGCCGAGCTGAAGATCAACATGGTCGGCCGCTGGGCGGTGTGGCCCACGATGTTCTCGATCTTCCTCGCCATGGTCTCGGTGACGTGGGTGGCCGACGCCCTGCTCTACCTGGGCCTGGCCATGACACTGTGGGCCACGGCGCTGTACGTTCGTGACGGCATGCAAGCCGCGTCCCAGACCCTCAAGTAG
- a CDS encoding FHA domain-containing protein, translating to MHCSECGFVNSDGANYCQKCGAFLGDARESGDTTIGYQIGDTGELSPVDLDRVASEGATLVIRAGGGRSGESFAVAGERMAIGRTPEAEVFLDDVTVSRNHALLVRRRDGLYIDDLGSLNGTYVNRRRIESHQLADGDELQIGKYKLTYLER from the coding sequence GTGCACTGCTCCGAGTGCGGCTTCGTCAACAGCGACGGCGCCAACTACTGCCAGAAGTGTGGCGCCTTCCTGGGTGACGCCCGGGAGTCCGGCGACACCACGATCGGCTACCAGATCGGCGACACCGGCGAGCTTTCACCGGTGGACCTCGATCGCGTGGCCTCGGAGGGCGCCACGCTCGTCATCCGCGCCGGCGGCGGGCGGTCGGGCGAGAGCTTCGCGGTGGCGGGCGAGCGGATGGCGATCGGGCGCACACCCGAGGCGGAGGTCTTCCTCGACGACGTCACGGTCTCGCGCAACCACGCCCTCCTGGTGCGGCGCCGGGACGGCCTCTACATCGACGACCTCGGCTCGCTCAACGGCACGTACGTGAACAGGCGCCGGATCGAGTCGCACCAGCTCGCCGACGGGGACGAGCTGCAAATCGGCAAGTACAAGCTGACCTACCTCGAACGGTGA